In one Cervus elaphus chromosome 9, mCerEla1.1, whole genome shotgun sequence genomic region, the following are encoded:
- the FTMT gene encoding ferritin, mitochondrial — translation MLPCFLFLPKHISTSLVFLRSARHGFAFLPRWVPRLSSDYPPAAPIRLLAAAASSRGPAGAAGAPSRVRQNFHPDSEAAINRQINLELYASYVYLSMAYYFSRDDVALHNFAGYFLRLSREETEHAEKLMRLQNQRGGLICLQDIKKPDQNDWKSGLNAMECALLLEKTVNQSLLEMHTLASDKGDPHLCDFLETHYLNEQVKSIKELGDHVNNLVKMGAPESGLAEYLFDKHTLGNENNRN, via the coding sequence ATGCTGCCCTGCTTCTTGTTCCTGCCCAAGCACATCAGCACATCGTTGGTGTTCCTGCGCAGTGCGCGCCACGGCTTCGCTTTCCTGCCGCGCTGGGTCCCCAGGCTGTCCTCGGACTACCCGCCCGCCGCCCCCATTCGCCTGCTGGCCGCAGCCGCCTCTTCCCGGGGGCCGGCGGGGGCCGCCGGCGCCCCCTCCCGGGTGCGCCAGAACTTCCACCCGGACTCCGAGGCCGCCATTAACCGCCAGATCAACCTGGAGCTCTATGCGTCCTACGTGTACTTGTCCATGGCCTATTACTTCTCCCGAGATGACGTGGCCTTGCACAACTTTGCCGGATATTTCCTTCGACTGTCTCGCGAGGAGACCGAGCACGCGGAGAAGCTGATGAGGCTGCAGAACCAGCGGGGAGGACTGATCTGCCTGCAGGACATCAAGAAACCGGACCAGAACGACTGGAAGAGCGGGCTGAATGCCATGGAGTGTGCTCTGCtcttggaaaagactgtgaaCCAGTCGTTGCTGGAAATGCACACTCTGGCATCAGACAAAGGTGACCCCCATTTGTGCGATTTCCTAGAAACCCACTATCTGAATGAGCAGGTGAAGTCTATCAAAGAACTAGGTGACCACGTGAACAACTTGGTTAAGATGGGGGCCCCCGAGTCTGGTCTGGCAGAGTACCTTTTTGACAAACATACccttggaaatgaaaacaatCGCAACTAA